In one Alnus glutinosa chromosome 14, dhAlnGlut1.1, whole genome shotgun sequence genomic region, the following are encoded:
- the LOC133857545 gene encoding early light-induced protein, chloroplastic-like: MTTSAVMQSILASPLTRMANASARVNQFLPTSSVPRLPRNSSVRVRSMAKVSTKFSDLFAFGGPTPERINGRLAMVGFVAAMAVELSRGQDLSVQKSKSYGLNQVRLSGALGRTGVCHCGSLEKVQG, encoded by the exons ATGACTACTTCGGCTGTAATGCAATCCATCTTGGCCAGCCCTCTGACCCGTATGGCCAATGCGTCTGCTAGGGTCAACCAGTTTCTTCCCACTTCTTCTGTGCCACGCTTGCCAAGGAATTCTAGCGTGCGAGTGCGGTCCATGGCAAAG GTGAGCACCAAGTTCTCTGACCTGTTCGCATTCGGTGGGCCCACACCGGAGAGGATCAACGGCAGGCTAGCCATGGTCGGCTTCGTTGCCGCGATGGCGGTAGAGCTATCCAGGGGACAGGATTTGTCTGTCCAGAAATCCAAAAGCTATGGCCTAAACCAAGTTCGGCTGAGTGGAGCTTTGGGTAGAACAGGAGTATGTCACTGTGGAAGCTTGGAGAAGGTTCAAGGATAG